A window of the Paraburkholderia sp. ZP32-5 genome harbors these coding sequences:
- a CDS encoding 2-hydroxymuconate tautomerase gives MPIARISIMDGRDDEQKAALIAAVTEAIHESLGAPRENIRVLLDEVPRSQWGIAGKTALALGRH, from the coding sequence ATGCCTATTGCCCGTATTTCGATCATGGACGGCCGCGACGACGAACAGAAAGCCGCGTTGATCGCCGCCGTCACCGAAGCCATTCACGAAAGCCTTGGCGCGCCGCGCGAAAACATCCGCGTGCTGCTCGACGAAGTGCCGCGCAGTCAGTGGGGCATCGCCGGCAAGACCGCGCTGGCGCTGGGCCGACATTGA
- the dmpH gene encoding 2-oxo-3-hexenedioate decarboxylase yields MTLDDASIERLAALLHDAEAQAREVTKITDELPQLTQADAYAIQRAILRRRQAAGEQLSGRKMGLTSPAKMQQMGVARPIHGFLTGRGCVADGATLPMHGLIHPKVEAEIAFTTSRELRGPGCTATEALAALDMAYAAIEVIDSRYRDFRFDLVSVIADNTSAARYVIGARGVPAVGLDLRHLGVVLEKNGEVLATGAGAAVLGHPAASVAALVNLLAEEGEVLPAGTLVMTGGITEAFRVEAGDTVRVSVQSVGTAELTLA; encoded by the coding sequence CTGACACTCGACGACGCATCGATCGAACGTCTCGCCGCGTTGCTGCACGACGCCGAAGCGCAAGCGCGCGAAGTCACGAAGATCACCGACGAGCTGCCGCAGCTCACACAGGCCGACGCCTATGCGATCCAGCGCGCGATCCTGCGGCGCCGGCAAGCGGCAGGCGAGCAACTGTCGGGCCGCAAGATGGGGCTGACTTCGCCCGCGAAGATGCAGCAGATGGGCGTCGCGCGTCCGATTCACGGCTTTCTGACCGGGCGCGGCTGCGTGGCCGACGGTGCGACGCTGCCGATGCACGGCCTGATCCATCCGAAGGTCGAGGCCGAGATCGCCTTCACGACATCGCGCGAATTGCGCGGCCCCGGCTGTACCGCGACCGAGGCGCTTGCCGCGCTCGACATGGCCTACGCAGCGATCGAAGTGATCGATTCGCGCTACCGCGATTTCCGCTTCGATCTCGTCAGCGTGATCGCGGACAACACGTCGGCGGCGCGCTACGTGATCGGCGCGCGCGGTGTGCCGGCCGTGGGGCTCGATCTGCGCCATCTCGGCGTCGTGCTCGAGAAGAACGGAGAAGTACTCGCGACGGGCGCCGGCGCCGCGGTGCTCGGCCATCCGGCCGCGAGTGTCGCCGCGCTCGTCAATCTGCTGGCCGAAGAGGGCGAAGTGCTGCCGGCCGGCACGCTCGTGATGACGGGCGGCATCACCGAGGCGTTTCGCGTCGAGGCCGGCGACACCGTGCGCGTCAGCGTGCAAAGCGTCGGCACCGCCGAACTCACGCTCGCCTGA
- a CDS encoding fumarylacetoacetate hydrolase family protein, translating into MTIGQSRIDALGERLHRALETVTPIDPLTHEDPSLSVSDAYAIQRAMVAHRIAAGQRVVGKKIGITSRAVMDMLGVEQPDFGVLLSGMAYEDGAAISASRFISPRAEGEIAFVMARDISGPGLSRDDLRASIAYAVPCFEIVDSRIRDWKITIADTVADNGSSGAFVLGDAIAPLNSPHHALDLRCAGMVLEKNGQIVGTGAGAAALGDPLTCVTWLANQLGEFGIGLKAGEVILSGSLSIMFPVAAGDSISMTISGLGTCRARFVE; encoded by the coding sequence ATGACCATTGGACAGTCCCGTATCGACGCGCTCGGCGAGCGGCTGCATCGCGCGCTCGAAACCGTCACGCCGATCGACCCGCTGACGCACGAAGATCCGTCGCTGTCGGTCAGCGATGCCTACGCGATCCAGCGCGCGATGGTCGCGCACCGGATCGCCGCCGGCCAGCGCGTGGTCGGCAAGAAGATCGGCATCACGAGCCGCGCGGTGATGGACATGCTCGGCGTCGAGCAGCCGGACTTCGGCGTGCTGCTTTCCGGCATGGCCTACGAAGACGGCGCGGCGATTTCCGCGAGCCGTTTCATCTCGCCACGGGCCGAAGGCGAGATCGCGTTCGTGATGGCGCGCGACATCAGCGGCCCGGGCCTCAGCCGCGACGATCTGCGCGCGAGCATCGCCTATGCGGTGCCGTGCTTCGAGATCGTCGATTCACGGATTCGCGACTGGAAGATCACGATCGCGGACACGGTCGCCGACAACGGCTCGTCCGGCGCCTTCGTGCTCGGCGATGCGATCGCTCCACTGAATTCGCCACACCATGCGCTCGATCTGCGCTGTGCCGGCATGGTGCTCGAAAAGAACGGCCAGATCGTCGGCACCGGCGCGGGCGCCGCGGCGCTCGGCGATCCGTTGACCTGCGTGACCTGGCTCGCGAATCAGCTCGGCGAGTTCGGCATCGGGCTGAAGGCCGGCGAAGTGATTCTGTCCGGCTCGCTGTCGATCATGTTTCCGGTCGCGGCCGGCGACAGCATCTCGATGACGATCAGCGGACTCGGCACCTGCCGCGCCCGCTTTGTCGAGTAA
- a CDS encoding carboxymuconolactone decarboxylase family protein, protein MLPSRVNLESVRDSIGEYADTRESFDARADIYKDLLGFLPPRIEARFAVTGALDPTILDLQEKLRKHGMYPKSFDVKTAQLMLFGMLLMDSSDAAPLHAIAARRAGASWAELQDTVNLCFLFRGMSAANRGAEVLANIAHRERVEAAQATQAAQVDSAADAAS, encoded by the coding sequence ATGCTTCCATCCAGAGTCAATCTTGAGTCAGTCCGTGACAGCATCGGCGAATACGCCGATACCCGCGAGTCGTTCGACGCACGCGCCGATATCTACAAGGACCTGCTTGGCTTTTTGCCGCCGCGCATCGAAGCCCGCTTCGCGGTGACCGGCGCGCTCGATCCGACCATCCTCGATCTGCAGGAGAAGCTGCGCAAGCACGGCATGTATCCGAAGAGCTTCGACGTGAAAACCGCGCAGCTGATGCTGTTCGGCATGCTGCTGATGGACAGCAGCGACGCCGCTCCGCTGCATGCCATCGCCGCGCGCCGCGCGGGCGCGAGTTGGGCCGAGCTGCAGGACACCGTGAATCTGTGCTTCCTGTTCCGCGGCATGTCGGCGGCCAATCGCGGCGCTGAAGTGCTGGCCAATATCGCTCATCGCGAGCGCGTTGAAGCCGCTCAGGCCACTCAGGCCGCGCAGGTTGATAGCGCCGCCGATGCCGCGAGCTGA
- a CDS encoding LysR family transcriptional regulator produces the protein MHGTALRYFLAVAQTGSLSGASGEIHVTISAISRKISALEAEVGTQLFERASHGMRLTPAGQLLQAHARRTVLESEAVLNQIAALRGPCLNEIRIAASESLAQIFLPEAMAEFRRHHKQTRFIMYVVRPSEAARRIADGEVDIAVNFAVEHARGVAVRHSWRSPVYAVMSSTHPLADRPSVELEALLAYPLALTDGQSTTRLLLERSCSLDSIPVQMNIALESNFTQALMRFVASSDAITFAGRMSFFSQPVSDALVARLIKNAEFQSRNLQIQTLSERNLPPHVRAFIDLLKTRIDEADALTGT, from the coding sequence ATGCACGGAACTGCACTTAGGTATTTTTTGGCGGTTGCGCAAACCGGCAGCCTGAGTGGTGCATCTGGAGAGATTCACGTCACCATCTCAGCTATCAGCCGGAAGATTTCAGCATTGGAGGCTGAAGTCGGAACGCAGCTATTTGAGCGCGCCTCGCACGGTATGCGACTGACCCCGGCTGGCCAGCTGCTGCAGGCGCATGCACGCCGGACGGTGCTGGAGTCCGAGGCGGTGTTGAATCAGATCGCTGCGCTGCGTGGTCCATGTCTCAATGAGATTCGTATTGCGGCTTCGGAAAGTCTCGCGCAGATTTTTCTGCCGGAAGCGATGGCTGAATTCCGGCGCCATCATAAGCAAACCCGTTTCATCATGTACGTCGTTCGCCCGTCGGAAGCCGCCCGGCGTATTGCCGACGGCGAGGTCGATATCGCGGTGAATTTCGCGGTGGAGCATGCTCGCGGAGTGGCGGTCAGGCATTCATGGCGATCGCCGGTTTATGCCGTGATGTCCAGTACGCATCCATTAGCCGACCGGCCCAGCGTGGAACTGGAGGCCTTGTTAGCTTATCCGCTGGCATTGACTGACGGGCAGAGCACGACGCGACTGCTTCTTGAGAGAAGCTGTAGTCTGGATTCGATTCCGGTGCAGATGAATATTGCGCTGGAGTCTAATTTCACGCAGGCGTTGATGAGATTCGTCGCCTCATCCGATGCGATTACGTTCGCCGGACGGATGTCGTTCTTCTCGCAACCAGTGAGTGACGCTCTGGTGGCCAGGCTAATTAAAAACGCAGAATTTCAGTCCCGCAATCTGCAGATTCAAACGCTGTCGGAGCGCAACCTGCCGCCACACGTCCGCGCATTCATCGACTTGCTGAAGACCCGAATCGACGAAGCGGATGCGTTGACTGGCACGTAG
- the siaD gene encoding biofilm regulation diguanylate cyclase SiaD, whose translation MSGERELDTLVEQLLADPQYLDHPLRKALFLVYQHSTDQLNHLERITRISDGFQSMTRAQHSTLSERYDQQLRRLRKILRISDRYQAMMTDLNDALKTASTHDPLTGIGNRRLITERLQEESARAQRSGKPYSLVLLDADNFKRINDTWGHNVGDRVLVEISRAMKGVTRQSDLCGRWGGEEFLLLLPETSLDNARIVVEHIHKAVCTVSIRVGAEMLSVTASFGATEYLIGEDYMQTIGRADAALFEAKREGRNRCVFVKGG comes from the coding sequence ATGAGCGGCGAACGTGAACTCGATACCCTCGTCGAACAGTTGCTGGCGGATCCGCAATATCTGGATCATCCTCTGCGCAAGGCACTCTTTCTCGTTTATCAGCATTCGACGGATCAGCTCAATCACCTTGAGCGCATCACACGCATATCCGATGGCTTCCAGTCCATGACGCGTGCGCAGCATTCGACGCTGTCCGAGCGCTACGACCAGCAGTTGCGGCGTTTGCGAAAGATCTTGCGTATTTCCGATCGCTATCAAGCGATGATGACCGATCTCAACGATGCATTGAAGACAGCATCCACGCATGATCCGTTGACGGGTATCGGCAACCGCCGTTTGATCACGGAGCGTTTGCAGGAAGAAAGCGCCCGGGCTCAACGTAGCGGGAAGCCGTACTCGCTGGTACTACTCGATGCGGACAACTTCAAGCGGATCAATGACACCTGGGGTCACAATGTCGGAGATCGCGTACTGGTGGAAATCAGTCGGGCTATGAAAGGGGTGACTCGCCAGTCTGATCTGTGCGGACGCTGGGGAGGAGAAGAGTTTCTTCTGCTACTGCCGGAAACAAGTCTGGATAACGCCCGTATCGTGGTCGAACATATTCACAAGGCTGTTTGTACTGTCAGCATTAGAGTTGGCGCGGAAATGCTTTCGGTCACGGCCAGTTTTGGTGCGACCGAGTACCTGATTGGCGAAGACTATATGCAGACCATTGGCCGGGCGGACGCCGCGCTGTTTGAAGCCAAGCGCGAAGGCCGGAACAGATGCGTGTTCGTTAAGGGTGGCTAA
- the siaC gene encoding biofilm regulation phosphoprotein SiaC has protein sequence MSDLAIRGTQSTPSINGNWNTGVLAMQGDSYPENSYELFDPLIDWVKGYLAQKEQPLYLELRLLYLNTSSVKVMMDIFDLLERAHRADRTVRVNWYYDRGNERVAELAEEFREDCTFPFEIQIRDGQAI, from the coding sequence ATGAGTGATCTTGCTATCCGGGGCACACAGTCCACACCATCTATTAACGGTAACTGGAATACCGGTGTCCTCGCCATGCAAGGGGACTCCTACCCGGAAAACTCCTACGAATTGTTCGACCCTCTCATAGACTGGGTGAAAGGCTATCTTGCCCAGAAGGAGCAACCGCTCTATCTCGAGCTGAGGCTGTTGTACCTCAATACCAGTTCCGTCAAGGTCATGATGGATATCTTCGATTTGCTCGAGAGAGCGCATCGTGCGGACCGTACTGTTCGCGTCAACTGGTACTACGATCGTGGTAACGAGCGCGTGGCCGAACTGGCCGAAGAATTCCGCGAGGACTGCACGTTTCCGTTTGAGATTCAGATTCGCGATGGGCAGGCAATATGA
- the siaB gene encoding biofilm regulation protein kinase SiaB, giving the protein MELLDLLAMRESYSRQRILLCFNGPISRSLIEEIGHALRNYLHGDQANLNESMDVFAVYIEMTQNIRHYSTERSYNEQNASATVVIGKNEDSRYVVSAGNLVELEDGRGLMRTIEANARLDKAQLKAAYKEQMRRPRDPHSSSGAGLGLLDIARRSSAPLLTSLTEQPGGLAFFTLRAVI; this is encoded by the coding sequence ATGGAATTACTGGATTTGCTGGCGATGCGTGAAAGTTATAGCCGGCAGCGTATTCTGCTTTGCTTCAACGGTCCCATTTCTCGCAGTCTGATTGAAGAAATTGGCCATGCTTTGCGCAACTACCTGCATGGAGACCAAGCCAACCTCAACGAGTCCATGGACGTCTTTGCGGTCTACATCGAAATGACCCAGAACATCCGGCATTACTCCACCGAGCGTAGCTACAACGAACAGAATGCTTCCGCCACGGTGGTTATCGGCAAGAACGAGGACAGTCGCTATGTCGTCTCCGCGGGAAATCTGGTCGAACTGGAAGATGGACGCGGGCTGATGCGTACCATCGAAGCCAATGCCCGACTCGACAAAGCACAACTCAAGGCGGCTTACAAAGAACAGATGCGCCGGCCGCGTGATCCTCATTCGAGTAGCGGCGCCGGTCTCGGCTTGCTGGATATCGCCCGCAGGTCAAGCGCGCCATTGCTCACGTCACTGACCGAGCAACCCGGCGGCCTCGCATTCTTCACCCTCCGCGCAGTCATTTGA
- a CDS encoding SpoIIE family protein phosphatase, whose product MHLTEHRAETFDLFSSRMSIGQRLGALTVVASCLILALTCALLWHQWRIYSDAERTLDVFEMFRETLVAMDAVSAERASTNETLEADLPIPAARMATLRKTTDESDLAIERLSERLGADGNGQWKMELAAVSQAQAALSVVRIRVNRLLALPREQRTSRALDNIIGQMDGAVSQFFPIADAIGLSVVRGDADAQDEMQMARHSAMLREQAELLGSHFTGAFRAHRQLTAGEQLAIERSYGRIDQLRSFIESRIADRPKSAQPAISQLTRRYFVDGLSYVVAVRALASRPEGAALTTRKFVQQYVPLMRPIVDFRDQMLDLVDTELNRHRDAMLASLIGTSGIALVTGSVFLFVVCLFRQRVIRPLAEATQAIVAMSKGNLGEYIPARAYRGEIQALFDSVNTLRTVILDRKHARDYASLIQRAILPDRLMQAALGEDHFVLWKPRDVVGGDFYIYREGEDGDLLGVIDCAGHGPPGALMTMLAFAAIDQAIDSVQGHDPAAILRNTDAAMRAMLGRDRFNEVLATSMDAGLVRIDRKRRRLIFSGAKISLFASDGSEVREYKGNRRAVGDRRQGEYDDIEVPLQDGWTFYLCTDGFLDQAGGPHGFGFGTNRFTEMLRSNANRPLDDQARVFSTSLAEYQGDLPQRDDITVLSFRIN is encoded by the coding sequence ATGCATCTGACTGAACATCGCGCGGAGACATTCGATCTTTTCTCATCACGGATGTCTATCGGCCAACGCCTTGGGGCGTTGACCGTCGTCGCATCCTGCCTGATTCTGGCGCTGACCTGCGCTCTGCTTTGGCATCAGTGGAGAATCTATTCGGATGCTGAGAGGACGCTCGACGTCTTCGAGATGTTTCGCGAGACACTGGTTGCGATGGACGCGGTGTCGGCCGAACGCGCGTCGACGAACGAGACTTTGGAAGCGGACCTGCCGATACCCGCGGCAAGAATGGCCACTCTCCGGAAAACGACCGATGAAAGCGATCTGGCTATAGAACGATTATCCGAGCGCCTTGGCGCTGACGGGAACGGTCAATGGAAGATGGAACTTGCCGCGGTGAGTCAGGCTCAGGCGGCTTTGTCTGTTGTGCGCATACGTGTCAATCGGCTCCTCGCACTGCCTCGCGAACAACGGACCTCGCGTGCGTTGGACAATATAATCGGACAGATGGACGGCGCCGTTTCGCAGTTTTTCCCGATTGCCGATGCAATCGGGTTGAGCGTTGTCAGAGGTGATGCCGACGCGCAGGACGAGATGCAGATGGCGCGGCATAGTGCAATGCTGCGCGAACAGGCTGAGTTACTGGGTTCGCATTTCACGGGAGCTTTCCGTGCCCATCGTCAATTAACGGCCGGTGAGCAACTGGCCATCGAACGCTCGTATGGTCGCATTGATCAGTTGCGCTCGTTTATCGAGTCCCGGATCGCGGATAGACCCAAGTCCGCTCAACCGGCGATCTCTCAACTCACCAGGCGTTACTTTGTAGACGGACTGTCCTATGTCGTCGCTGTACGTGCGCTCGCAAGTCGGCCGGAAGGGGCTGCGCTGACGACGCGGAAATTTGTGCAGCAATACGTGCCTTTGATGCGCCCAATAGTCGATTTCCGCGATCAGATGTTGGATCTCGTCGACACAGAGTTGAACCGACACCGTGACGCGATGCTGGCGAGCCTGATTGGAACGAGCGGTATCGCGTTAGTCACGGGAAGTGTTTTCCTGTTTGTCGTCTGCCTGTTTCGTCAACGCGTCATCCGGCCACTTGCCGAGGCGACCCAGGCAATCGTCGCGATGTCGAAGGGCAATCTTGGGGAGTACATTCCCGCACGGGCATATCGCGGCGAAATCCAGGCACTTTTCGATTCGGTTAATACGTTGAGGACGGTCATTCTGGATCGGAAGCATGCTCGTGACTACGCGAGCCTTATCCAGCGTGCGATTCTGCCGGATCGTCTGATGCAGGCCGCTTTAGGCGAAGATCACTTCGTTCTTTGGAAACCACGGGACGTCGTGGGAGGCGACTTCTACATCTATCGAGAAGGAGAGGATGGCGACCTGCTCGGTGTGATCGACTGCGCTGGCCATGGGCCGCCGGGTGCATTAATGACGATGCTCGCCTTTGCTGCGATCGATCAGGCTATTGATAGTGTGCAAGGGCACGATCCTGCCGCCATTTTACGAAATACCGACGCCGCAATGCGCGCGATGCTCGGGCGGGACCGGTTCAACGAGGTATTGGCGACCAGTATGGATGCGGGCCTCGTCCGCATCGACAGGAAAAGGCGTCGCCTGATATTTTCCGGTGCGAAGATTTCGCTATTTGCCAGCGACGGTAGCGAAGTGCGGGAATACAAGGGTAACCGTCGAGCAGTCGGAGATCGCCGCCAGGGCGAGTACGACGATATCGAAGTGCCGTTACAGGACGGCTGGACCTTCTACCTTTGTACTGATGGTTTTCTCGACCAGGCGGGCGGCCCGCATGGGTTCGGTTTCGGCACTAACCGATTTACCGAAATGCTGCGCAGTAACGCGAACCGACCGCTGGACGATCAGGCTCGGGTGTTCTCGACATCGCTCGCGGAGTACCAGGGCGATCTGCCACAGCGCGACGACATCACCGTTCTTTCCTTCCGTATCAACTGA
- a CDS encoding acetamidase/formamidase family protein, with amino-acid sequence MHRITRSHLVHAMGPGNVPALTVKEGERVVFETCDCFEDQIRHADTRYTQLDWRRVNPATGPLYVEDAQPGDVLAVQIERIGFGNQSVMMTAPGLGVCGDLISVPSIRIIPLENGFGTLAHGVRVPLKPMIGVIGTAPSRAFVSCGVADAHGGNMDCKIITEGTTLYLPVNVPGALLALGDLHAAIGDGEVSVCGMAIAGEVTVRISVIRNRVLPTPMAQTADTIYTIASAPFLDDAANLAARNMFSFIASETGLSTEDVVDLLSVAGDLQICQVFDMQKTCRYALPKAIAEQLGIVLQKEECAI; translated from the coding sequence GTGCATCGAATTACCAGAAGCCATCTCGTCCATGCAATGGGTCCGGGGAATGTGCCGGCTTTAACCGTAAAGGAGGGCGAGCGCGTCGTATTCGAGACCTGTGATTGCTTCGAGGATCAAATCCGGCACGCGGATACACGCTACACACAGCTCGACTGGCGGCGCGTCAATCCGGCGACAGGCCCACTGTATGTGGAAGACGCGCAACCTGGTGACGTGCTTGCCGTTCAGATCGAACGGATTGGGTTTGGTAATCAATCGGTCATGATGACGGCGCCAGGACTGGGCGTCTGTGGCGATCTGATCTCGGTGCCTTCCATCCGCATCATTCCGCTGGAAAACGGCTTCGGCACGCTTGCGCACGGTGTACGCGTGCCGCTTAAGCCGATGATCGGTGTAATCGGCACGGCTCCATCCCGTGCGTTTGTGTCGTGCGGCGTGGCGGATGCGCATGGCGGAAACATGGACTGCAAGATCATCACCGAGGGCACAACCCTTTATCTGCCAGTCAACGTGCCCGGCGCGCTGCTCGCGTTGGGCGATTTGCATGCGGCGATTGGCGATGGTGAAGTGTCCGTGTGTGGGATGGCGATCGCCGGTGAAGTCACCGTCAGAATTTCAGTGATCAGGAACCGTGTACTCCCGACACCGATGGCCCAGACTGCCGACACGATCTATACCATCGCGTCCGCTCCATTTCTGGATGACGCGGCCAATCTTGCCGCGCGCAATATGTTCAGCTTCATTGCGAGTGAAACGGGGCTCTCGACGGAAGACGTGGTCGATTTGCTGTCGGTCGCCGGCGATCTGCAAATTTGCCAGGTCTTTGACATGCAGAAAACATGCCGCTACGCGCTGCCCAAAGCTATCGCCGAGCAACTCGGCATTGTTCTCCAGAAAGAAGAATGTGCCATTTGA
- a CDS encoding MFS transporter → MDHTMFGVGRASLETSLKKATRRILPLLFICYFFAYLDRVNVGFAKLQMQSELGFSDAVYGFGAGVFFIGYFLFEIPSNLILHRVGARRWIARIMITWGALSAGMIFVSGPTSFYVLRFLLGIAEAGFFPGIVLYLTYWFPSARRGRITSLFMAAIPISGLIGGPLSGWVLDAFQGMHGLAGWQWLFLIEGLPTVALGVLVLVLLTDRIADARWLDVGEKRLLENALKRDLPRHETSRLGSALKNSRVWTLSLIYFCIQMCVYAISFWLPTLIKAQGFRSNTTVGLVSAIPYLAATVTMLLFGRSADATRERRAHLIVPVMMGCIGMAGSAWFPQDSVMSLVSLTLAAMGVFTALPMFWPLPSAFLGGAAAAGGLAMINSLGNLAGFVSPYFLGWMRETMHSSSVALYVLSAIALLGAVLVLRVPAKLVNC, encoded by the coding sequence ATGGACCACACGATGTTCGGGGTCGGCCGCGCGTCGCTCGAAACGAGCCTGAAAAAAGCAACGCGGCGCATCCTGCCGTTGCTCTTCATCTGTTACTTCTTCGCGTACCTCGACCGTGTCAACGTGGGTTTTGCGAAGCTGCAGATGCAGAGCGAGCTCGGTTTTAGCGACGCCGTGTATGGGTTTGGCGCCGGCGTGTTTTTTATCGGCTACTTTCTGTTCGAGATCCCGAGCAATCTCATTCTTCACCGGGTGGGCGCGCGACGGTGGATTGCCCGCATCATGATCACATGGGGGGCGCTATCCGCCGGCATGATTTTCGTGTCGGGCCCGACGAGCTTTTACGTTTTGCGGTTCCTGCTGGGTATCGCCGAAGCGGGCTTTTTCCCAGGCATCGTGCTGTACCTGACGTACTGGTTTCCGTCCGCCCGCAGAGGACGCATCACGTCGCTTTTCATGGCGGCGATTCCGATTTCAGGGTTGATCGGCGGCCCGCTGTCGGGTTGGGTGCTGGACGCGTTCCAGGGTATGCATGGCCTGGCGGGTTGGCAATGGCTGTTTCTGATCGAAGGACTTCCCACTGTTGCGCTCGGCGTGCTCGTGCTGGTTCTGCTGACCGACAGGATCGCCGACGCGCGCTGGCTCGATGTGGGAGAGAAGCGTCTGCTTGAAAATGCGCTCAAGCGGGATCTGCCCCGGCATGAAACAAGCCGATTGGGCTCGGCGTTGAAAAACAGTCGGGTCTGGACTTTGTCGTTGATCTATTTCTGCATCCAGATGTGCGTCTATGCGATCAGCTTCTGGCTGCCGACGCTGATCAAGGCACAAGGATTCCGCTCGAACACGACGGTGGGGCTGGTGAGCGCAATTCCCTATCTGGCGGCGACGGTCACGATGCTGTTGTTCGGCCGCTCGGCGGACGCGACGCGCGAGCGGCGCGCTCATCTGATCGTGCCGGTGATGATGGGGTGCATCGGCATGGCGGGGTCGGCATGGTTTCCGCAAGATAGCGTGATGTCGCTCGTGTCGCTCACGCTAGCCGCGATGGGGGTATTTACCGCGCTGCCGATGTTCTGGCCGCTGCCCTCGGCGTTTCTTGGCGGCGCTGCCGCCGCGGGAGGGCTGGCGATGATCAACTCGCTCGGCAACCTGGCGGGATTTGTCAGCCCGTATTTCCTCGGCTGGATGCGCGAGACGATGCATTCGTCGAGCGTGGCGCTGTACGTGCTTTCGGCGATCGCCTTGCTGGGGGCCGTGCTCGTGCTAAGGGTGCCCGCGAAACTCGTCAATTGTTGA
- the eno gene encoding phosphopyruvate hydratase has translation MSRIRKIRSRRVWDSRGRPTVEVEVQTETGASGRGIAPAGASRGTREAVELRDGGNRFEGRDVRAALAGIESEIAPALIGFDVFQQAAIDDALIALDGTPDKSRLGGNALIATSLAVLHAAAAESGLPLWRYLAGDRPVKLPLPQIQIFGGGAHAERRVDVQDFMVVATGARNFEEALEMTAEVYLRAGQLMRRRGAVHGVADEGGWWPVFSNNEEAMGVLVAAIESAGFIPGSDVSIALDIAASEFGKQGRYSLGLERVELDSDGLIEKLLRWLDRYPIVSIEDPLAEDDEAGLIAFTRAAGERVQIVGDDYLVTNAALVQDAARKKACNAVLIKPNQAGTVTETYRALQAAQQNGYASIVSARSGETEDVAIVHLATGWNAGQLKVGSFARSERMAKWNEGIRIETGDHPPAGFSTSALACR, from the coding sequence ATGAGCCGAATCAGGAAGATCCGATCGCGACGTGTATGGGATTCGCGTGGCCGGCCGACCGTCGAGGTCGAGGTGCAGACCGAAACAGGCGCTAGTGGCCGCGGTATCGCGCCGGCCGGCGCGTCGCGCGGCACGCGCGAGGCCGTCGAGTTGCGCGATGGCGGAAACCGTTTCGAGGGCAGGGATGTTCGCGCCGCACTAGCCGGCATCGAAAGTGAAATCGCGCCGGCGCTCATTGGATTTGATGTGTTTCAGCAGGCCGCGATCGACGATGCACTGATCGCGCTCGACGGGACGCCTGACAAGTCGCGTCTGGGCGGCAATGCCCTCATCGCGACGTCGCTAGCCGTGCTGCACGCCGCGGCCGCCGAGTCGGGCTTGCCGCTATGGCGCTATCTGGCAGGCGACCGGCCGGTCAAATTGCCGCTGCCGCAGATCCAGATTTTCGGTGGCGGCGCTCATGCCGAGCGGCGCGTCGACGTGCAGGATTTCATGGTGGTCGCAACAGGCGCGCGCAATTTCGAGGAAGCACTGGAAATGACGGCGGAAGTCTATCTGCGCGCCGGCCAGTTGATGCGAAGGCGCGGTGCCGTGCACGGCGTCGCGGACGAAGGCGGATGGTGGCCCGTGTTTTCGAACAACGAAGAAGCGATGGGCGTGCTGGTCGCGGCGATTGAATCCGCGGGCTTCATCCCGGGCAGCGACGTCAGCATCGCGCTCGATATCGCGGCCTCGGAATTCGGTAAGCAGGGCCGCTATTCGCTTGGGCTCGAACGCGTCGAACTCGATTCCGACGGGCTGATAGAGAAGCTGCTGCGCTGGCTCGACCGGTATCCGATCGTGTCGATCGAGGATCCGCTTGCGGAAGACGACGAAGCCGGTCTGATCGCATTCACGAGAGCAGCAGGGGAGCGCGTGCAGATTGTCGGCGACGATTATCTCGTGACCAACGCGGCGCTCGTACAGGACGCGGCACGCAAGAAAGCATGCAACGCGGTACTCATCAAACCGAATCAGGCCGGCACCGTAACCGAAACATATCGGGCGTTGCAGGCGGCCCAGCAGAACGGATACGCGTCGATCGTCTCCGCGCGTTCGGGCGAGACCGAGGACGTCGCGATCGTTCATCTCGCGACCGGCTGGAACGCGGGCCAGCTCAAGGTGGGGTCATTTGCGCGTTCGGAGCGCATGGCGAAATGGAACGAGGGTATCCGCATCGAGACCGGCGATCATCCGCCGGCCGGGTTCTCGACTTCGGCGCTCGCCTGTCGCTGA